GTCCTGCCGTTTTGTCGAACCCTGCGAGGGTTCTTCACGCCCTCTCTCATCCGGGGAACAGGCACAAAAAAAGCCCGAACGTGAATTCGGGCTTTCTCTTTAAATATGGTGGTGAGAGAGGGGTTCGAACCCTCGATACGTTGCCGTATACACACTTTCCAGGCGTGCTCCTTCAGCCACTCGGACACCTCACCATATTGTTTCTGCCAACCGCTGGGGCTGACGGGGCGCTACTATAGGCAGTAGCGGCGAGCCGGTCAAGCAGTATTTTCCCCCCGGACGGGCGTTCGCCTAACTCCTAAGCAACCAGTCAGTCCGGCGGCGCGCGCGGCGCGTTGTCATTTTTTTGTCACTGGTCTGACACGTAAATGAAGCAGTTGTATCGCAGACTGACCCCCTGAAATATTTCGCAAAATTTATTCACGGAGATCGCTGATATGAAACAAAAAGTCTTTGCTCTTTCAATAATGACGTCATTGATCTGTTCTTCGGCCGTGGCCGATATCGCCACCTGGCACCGCGCCGCACAGGGTGATATTACCCAGCCGGGCGGCGCTCGTCGTCTTGACAGCGATCAGACCGCAGCGATTAAGGCCGCGCTGAGCAATAGCAGAGCAAAAAATGTCATTTTGTTGATTGGTGATGGCATGGGTGATTCGGAGATCACCGCCGCGCGTAACTATGCTGAAGGGGCCGGCGGCTTCTTTAAAGGTATCGACGCGCTGCCGCTCACGGGGCAGTACACCCATTATGCGCTGGATAAGAAAACCCACAAACCTGAGTACGTGACGGATTCCGCAGCATCGGCGACCGCCTGGGCGACCGGAGTGAAATCCTACAATGGGGCCATTGGGGTCGATGTCACTGGCAAGGATCATCCAACGCTGCTTGAGCTGGCGAAGGCAGCAGGCAGGGCAACCGGCAATGTGTCTACCGCCGAGCTGGAAGACGCCACGCCAGCGGCGCAGATTGCACATGTGACCTCACGTAAATGCTATGGCCCGGTGAAAACCAGCGAGTTGTGTCCAGGCAATGCGCTGGAGAAAGGCGGGAAGGGCTCGATAGCCGAGCAGCTGTTGAATGCGCGGGCAGACGTTACTTTTGGCGGCGGTGGAAAAACCTTCGCGGAGACGGCGCGCGGCGGAGAATGGCAGGGTAAGACCCTGGAAGAACAGGCGAAGCTGCGCGGCTATCAGCTGGTCAGCGACCTTGACGGGATGAATTCTTTAACTAACGCCAATAATGAAAAGCCGGTGCTTGGGCTGTTTGCCGACGGCAATATGCCGGTGCGTTGGAAAGGGCCGAAGGCCAGTTATCACGGTAATCTCGAGGGTAAGCCGGTCACCTGTGAAGTTAACGCCGAACGCCCGGCGTCTACGCCGACTCTCGCACAGATGACCGATAAAGCCATTACGCTATTGAGCAGCCATACGCAGGGCTTCTTCCTGCAGGTTGAGGGAGCCTCAATTGATAAGCAGGATCATGCGGCAAATCCGTGTGGGCAGATCGGCGAAACGGTCGATTTGGATGAGGCGGTGCAGAAGGCGCTGGAGTTTGCCCGTAAGGACGGTAATACCCTGGTGATCGTCACCGCCGACCATGCCCACTCCAGCCAGATTATTTCTAACGACAGCAAGGCTCCTGGCCTGACGCAAACGCTGATCACCAAAGATGGCAGCCCTATGACCATCAGCTATGGTAATTCGGAAGAAGAATCACAGGGACATACCGGCACGCAGCTAAGAATTGCTGCCTATGGCCCACACGCGGCGAATGTCGTGGGGCTGACTGATCAGACGGATCTGTTCTATACCATTAAAGCGGCGCTGGGGATCGAGTAACCGATATTTCCTGCCACAGAACAGACAAAAAAGCCCGAACGTGAATTCGGGCTTTCTCTTTAAATAGGGTGGTGAGAGAGGGGGATCACTCGCTGACTACTCGTCTCATCCATGAGACTCGCCCTTCGGGCCGACGCAAGCGTCGTTCAAAAACGTTCCCGACGTTTTTGTCCCTGTGCCCCGCCCTGGCGGGCAGCCTGCGGCTGTGCAAAACGGCCGTCCTGCCGTTTTGTCGACCCTGGCGAGGGTTCTTCACACCCTCTCTCATCCGGGGAACAGGCACAAAAAAAGCCCGAACGTGAATTCGGGCTTTCTCTTTGAATATGGTGGTGAGAGAGGGGGATCACGGGGCACGTCCCTGTGCCCCGCCCTGGCAGGCAGCCTGCGGCTGTGCAAAACGGCCGTCCTGCCGTTTTGTCGAACCCTGGCGAGGGTTCTTCACTCCCTCTCTCACCAGGAGAATATGCACAAAAAAAAGCCCGAACGTGAATTCGGGCTTTCTCTTTAAATATGGTGGTGAGAGAGGGGTTCGAACCCTCGATACGTTGCCGTATACACACTTTCCAGGCGTGCTCCTTCAGCCACTCGGACACCTCACCATATTGTTGCCGCAATCAGATTGCTGACGGGCGCTAATGTAAGGAAATCACCCGCGGCGGTCAACCATCATTGCAGAAAATCAGGTGCGTTTAGCCATTTTTACAGCAGTCTGCTGCTTTAAACATCAATAATGCAGGTTTATCCGAGGGTTAACACAAATCTGTCTCCACCACTGGGGCGAAAGGTGCATAATGACCGGCTTATTCTGGCAGGAAAATCGAGGTTAGCGGTGGATCATACCAACCAGGTATCCCAAAAACGGGCAATCACGGGAACCGGCGCGCTGTTCTTTATTCAAACCTTTGCCACCATGGGCTTTGCGGTGCTCTACTCCAGCCTGGTACTGTATGCCACCAAACGGCTCGGTTTCAGTGAGGGGCAGGCCAATACCATGATGGGGGTTTTTGGCGCATTTAACTACGGGCTGCACCTGTTCGGCGGTTATTTAGGCGGGCGCTTTCTTAGCAATCGGAACCTGTTTGTACTCGGCATGGCCTTACAAATTGCCGGCTGCTGGACGCTGTCGGGGCAGAGCGCGGAAGGGTTGTACTGGGGGCTGGCGATGTTCCTGACCGGCAGCGGCCTGAATGTGACCTGTATTAATATGATGCTGACCCAGCGCTTCTCTCCGCAGGATAACCGCCGCGAGAGCGCTTTCTTGTGGAACTACGCCGGGATGAACCTCGGTTTCTTTCTCGGTTTCACCGGCGCGGGGTATTTTCAGCTCAGCGAACACTACGAAGCGCTCTTCCTGTTTGCCACGACGGGCAATACGGTCGCCATTATCATCTCGTTGCTATGCTGGAAAATCCTTGCGGATATCAACACGCCGCTGTTGCAGGCCAGCCGCCGTCAGTTTCGCTGGCGTCTGCTTGGTGGCCTGGGGATTTTGCTGCTGCTGGTGCCAACCATTCGCCTGATGCTGCATCATGCCGAATTCACCGGCAGCTTTGTTCTGGTGCTGGGGGCGGCGATTTTCCTGATGCTGTGTCTGACCACGCTGCGCCATCGCCCGCGTGACGAGCAGCGCCGGATGAGCGCCTATTTATTGCTTTCGCTCGGCGCGCTGGTGTTCTGGACGCTGTACCAGCTGGCACCAATGGGCCTGATGCTGTTCACCGAACACAATATCAATCTTAACGTGTACGGCGTTCAGGTTGCCCCGCAGTGGGTGCAGAACACTAACACGCTGGTGATCGTCGTTGGCGGCCCGCTGCTGGCGCTCTCTTTCCAGCGTCTGCGCGAGCGCGGATGGCGTATCGACATCCCGTTACAGTTCGCCTGCTCGCTGTTCTTTATCGGGCTTGGCATGCTGGTGCTGCCGCTTGGCATCGCGCTGGCGGGCGGCGATGGCCTGGTGGCGTTTAAATGGATTGTCACCAGCTATGTGTTGCAGAGTATCGGTGAACTGCTGATCTCGCCCATTGGTTACGCGATGATTGGCAAGCTGGCACCGGTGCGCTATCAGGGCGTGATGATGGGCTGCTGGATGATGACCACCGGCGTAGCGTCCGTGCTGGCCGGGCATGTTTCGGCACTGATGCCGGAGAACAGCGGCAGCACGCCGCTGCTGACCAATCCGGGCTACGGTCATATCTTTAGCCTGCTAGGCTGGGGCAGCGTTGCGGTTGGCCTGATCCTGGTTTTCCTCAGTCCGCTGCTGCGCAGATTGATACAGCCGGGTGAACCGCGATAAACCTCTCCGGGGCAGCATACTGCCCCTATTTCGCTTGCCAGCTAGCGCATATTCGCGCAGCCTGAATAAAAAACAGGAGGAAAAACGTGGACATTATTTTCTATCATCCGTCGTTCAGCGCCGGAACCTGGATCGACGGATTACAGCAGCGCTTACCCGAGGCTCGTATCCGTCGGTGGCAGCCCGGTGACGATGCCCCGGCAGACTATGCGCTGGTGCGCCAGCCGCCGGTAGAGATGCTGAAAGGACGTCGGCTGAAGGGCGTTTTTGCTTTGGGCGCGGGCGTTGACGATATTCTCGGCCAGCTGCGTGAACATCCGGATATGCTGGCGGCTGGCGTCCCGCTGTTCCGGCTGGAAGACACCGGTATGGGCCGGCAGATGCAGGAGTATGCGGTGTATCACGTGCTTGGCTGGTTCCGCCGCTTTCCTGAATATCAAAAGCAGAAAAATGCCGCGTTGTGGCGCGATCTGCCGGGGCGTGGCCGCAGCGATTTCTCCATTGGTCTTCTCGGCGCGGGCGTGCTGGGCAGCAACGTGGCGCAAAGCCTGCTGGCATGGGGCTTTCCGGTAAGCAGCTGGAGCCGCACGCCGAAGCAAACTGACGGCGTGACCTGCTATCATGGGCCGCAGCAGCTCGGTGAGTTTTTGGCCACGACCCGGGTACTCATCAATCTGTTGCCCAATACGCCGCAAACCGTCGGCATTCTCAACCGTGCCCTGCTGAGCCAGCTTAAACCCGGCGCTTTTCTGATCAACCTTGCGCGTGGCGCCCATCTGGTTGAGACCGATCTGCTGGCGGCGCTGGAAGCCGGGGAAATCAGCGCTGCGGCACTGGATGTCTTTCATCAGGAACCGCTGCCCGCCGATCATCCTTTCTGGTCGCATGCGGATATTGCTATCACCCCGCATAATGCGGCCGTGACGCTGCCCGATGAGGCGATGGACTTTATTGCACGCTCAATACGGCAGTGTGAAAGTGGCGAAATGCCGTCGGGTCGTGTTGATATCAGCCGTGGCTATTGAGCTTAAACGGGGATGCGCATTGTGCTGTTTCAATGCCCC
This DNA window, taken from Erwinia tasmaniensis Et1/99, encodes the following:
- the phoA gene encoding alkaline phosphatase codes for the protein MKQKVFALSIMTSLICSSAVADIATWHRAAQGDITQPGGARRLDSDQTAAIKAALSNSRAKNVILLIGDGMGDSEITAARNYAEGAGGFFKGIDALPLTGQYTHYALDKKTHKPEYVTDSAASATAWATGVKSYNGAIGVDVTGKDHPTLLELAKAAGRATGNVSTAELEDATPAAQIAHVTSRKCYGPVKTSELCPGNALEKGGKGSIAEQLLNARADVTFGGGGKTFAETARGGEWQGKTLEEQAKLRGYQLVSDLDGMNSLTNANNEKPVLGLFADGNMPVRWKGPKASYHGNLEGKPVTCEVNAERPASTPTLAQMTDKAITLLSSHTQGFFLQVEGASIDKQDHAANPCGQIGETVDLDEAVQKALEFARKDGNTLVIVTADHAHSSQIISNDSKAPGLTQTLITKDGSPMTISYGNSEEESQGHTGTQLRIAAYGPHAANVVGLTDQTDLFYTIKAALGIE
- a CDS encoding peptide MFS transporter gives rise to the protein MQVYPRVNTNLSPPLGRKVHNDRLILAGKSRLAVDHTNQVSQKRAITGTGALFFIQTFATMGFAVLYSSLVLYATKRLGFSEGQANTMMGVFGAFNYGLHLFGGYLGGRFLSNRNLFVLGMALQIAGCWTLSGQSAEGLYWGLAMFLTGSGLNVTCINMMLTQRFSPQDNRRESAFLWNYAGMNLGFFLGFTGAGYFQLSEHYEALFLFATTGNTVAIIISLLCWKILADINTPLLQASRRQFRWRLLGGLGILLLLVPTIRLMLHHAEFTGSFVLVLGAAIFLMLCLTTLRHRPRDEQRRMSAYLLLSLGALVFWTLYQLAPMGLMLFTEHNINLNVYGVQVAPQWVQNTNTLVIVVGGPLLALSFQRLRERGWRIDIPLQFACSLFFIGLGMLVLPLGIALAGGDGLVAFKWIVTSYVLQSIGELLISPIGYAMIGKLAPVRYQGVMMGCWMMTTGVASVLAGHVSALMPENSGSTPLLTNPGYGHIFSLLGWGSVAVGLILVFLSPLLRRLIQPGEPR
- the ghrA gene encoding glyoxylate/hydroxypyruvate reductase GhrA, whose protein sequence is MDIIFYHPSFSAGTWIDGLQQRLPEARIRRWQPGDDAPADYALVRQPPVEMLKGRRLKGVFALGAGVDDILGQLREHPDMLAAGVPLFRLEDTGMGRQMQEYAVYHVLGWFRRFPEYQKQKNAALWRDLPGRGRSDFSIGLLGAGVLGSNVAQSLLAWGFPVSSWSRTPKQTDGVTCYHGPQQLGEFLATTRVLINLLPNTPQTVGILNRALLSQLKPGAFLINLARGAHLVETDLLAALEAGEISAAALDVFHQEPLPADHPFWSHADIAITPHNAAVTLPDEAMDFIARSIRQCESGEMPSGRVDISRGY